A region from the Nostoc sp. HK-01 genome encodes:
- a CDS encoding FKBP-type peptidylprolyl isomerase, protein MKAILLSVGVMLVCVVVLVLGQLGNKQDTAIAANLTQSQSSPTTITKNDTLIANNTMSDKNVVTTSSGLKYVEIKEGTGATPQSGQTVVVHYTGTLEDGTQFDSSRDRGRPFSFQIGVGQVIKGWDEGLSTMKVGGQRELIIPAELGYGSRGAGGVIPPNATLIFDVELLDVK, encoded by the coding sequence TTGAAAGCAATTTTACTCAGCGTGGGTGTCATGCTGGTTTGTGTTGTGGTTTTAGTGTTAGGGCAATTAGGCAATAAACAAGATACTGCCATTGCTGCTAATTTGACTCAATCGCAATCATCGCCCACTACCATTACAAAAAACGATACTCTAATAGCGAACAACACTATGTCTGATAAAAATGTTGTCACTACTTCCTCTGGGCTGAAATACGTTGAAATCAAAGAGGGAACAGGGGCAACTCCTCAGTCTGGCCAAACAGTTGTAGTTCACTACACTGGCACTTTAGAAGATGGTACTCAGTTTGATAGTTCCCGTGATCGCGGCCGTCCTTTTAGCTTTCAAATCGGAGTAGGACAAGTGATCAAAGGTTGGGACGAAGGACTTAGCACAATGAAAGTTGGGGGTCAACGTGAGTTGATTATCCCCGCAGAGTTAGGCTATGGTTCCCGTGGTGCAGGTGGCGTAATTCCACCTAACGCTACCCTAATTTTTGATGTGGAATTGCTTGATGTTAAATAA